A stretch of the Deinococcus aestuarii genome encodes the following:
- a CDS encoding MG2 domain-containing protein produces MPRLPLRALLLLTACLGATARADVTVAPTPLYASPALDGPPVLTLPSGKPVSVLRSSGGERPVVTIPYGERVLYARGGNVKSTAGAVRLSGPQWWLPPQPSARPVTVYLTRQTQAQVAPAWEVRVLPLAPAAPGETVLRPTGGARRTVRVRLAGERTAVPLERLAPGRYLVTASRADAPASVLAADVLEVTDLALTALTTPTGLWVWATRLDDGRVLPGARLRALASLFGPEGERVSSRPLPAVTTDARGLAFLPQRDGERLAVYGDVGLSGATQRAVIGAGEFGLWSGDETRARAFVQTDKPVYRPGETLRGLAVVRRLQPGARVPYRGPVTVRLVDGGYPALTLARRSASADADGLVTFEVPLPEDVRVGEYRVEVEVPGPSTRQNPAPAPDISSLPVRVQAFVKPQFTLDLGGPAEVVSGEPLPVSARAELYAGGGATVRADAYLSRGYDRGTLWPGAVDTGRPDERFALETESWDYWRSSPDLNPGQKPAARLDLASGRGQATLRPTATGGVPRVYTVVVRARDEYGRDVLASREVTVHPAGLKFELPGFPTQAGEEVRARVLVRQVGKGAPLAGRPVSMTIVRAYTEPVQVAGRTEYRNGEEVVSRREGRSGSGGAFDLAFRAQEPGAYLVRLSARDAAGRAVRADFQAAFVPEPAPTGQARTLTLGADRTRYAVGDTARLTLRTDLPPGTPVLLGANVEGRVTPRLVRVTGRELRVDWKVTPDLAPGLTFTAAAVFGADSLRAGTELLYVPRTDQQLAVEVIPEKTDLKPGEETTLTVRTRQGGRAVPALVTLAVVNEAVYALAGDPSPDPWRLLWGASYPAVQVYSTAGAPADGGGGGGGEAQGGVPRQDLREVALFRTVATGPDGAARVQVRLPEALGGYRVSARALTRGGGAGAVRNEVRAELPFALRLARPRVLTQGDEGRAAVSVLDRTGPGGTAGQGSVTLGLGVGGRETTRVLPLNAGAANTLFPLTAPGTGQNVLLDAWAQRGAHRDALRETLPLREAGPRTLLARNGAQAGPGLLSDPLTWPGGAAVESLVVDLAVTPLQAALTGLDAHLADPGERWVTTDGVAARLGANLDLAAIGTRLGWPDVAARALGQARRDLASLLALRGQEGWGWTAGSAPTAEMTARALAALAQAKGVGLTDAVTLTVAAGDARRLLGKAGTGEPDRVLLAAALARTGDPAAALGLARAGAPADPVDAARLAAALAPLARDLARPLYTRARREAQTTKTGTLVLGDAGSWRGDTEPTALLLEAGAALGQRADVAPLTQALLDRKTGAAWPGPLATGAALRALRRVVEGETAGQSTEVTLRAGPWEKAVRLGAPVRVVVPPEVVKAGESLTLQGSGPFAFRRELRVRAKDTSPAAPSLVHIERRYDRTRVERDGVVTVTLTVRADVGARHLRVTDPLPGGLEAVDDRPFAYPGSVNPPRSGTVTWAERSLYDDRAVFYLERVAAGVTTIRYPLRALAPGRYTAPAPRVDFAAGGVPGVGSAEVVEVLE; encoded by the coding sequence ATGCCGCGTCTCCCCCTGCGTGCCCTCCTGCTCCTGACTGCCTGTCTGGGGGCGACCGCCCGGGCGGACGTGACGGTCGCGCCCACCCCGCTCTACGCCTCCCCGGCGCTGGACGGCCCGCCCGTCCTGACCCTGCCCTCCGGCAAGCCCGTGAGCGTCCTGCGGTCCTCGGGGGGCGAGCGCCCGGTCGTGACCATCCCCTACGGCGAGCGGGTGCTCTACGCGCGCGGCGGGAACGTGAAGTCCACCGCCGGGGCCGTGCGGCTGAGCGGCCCGCAGTGGTGGCTGCCGCCCCAGCCGAGCGCGCGCCCGGTGACGGTGTACCTCACCCGCCAGACGCAGGCGCAGGTGGCCCCGGCCTGGGAGGTCCGCGTGCTCCCGCTCGCCCCGGCGGCCCCCGGCGAGACGGTCCTCCGGCCCACGGGCGGCGCCCGGCGCACCGTGCGGGTGAGGCTGGCCGGGGAGAGGACCGCCGTTCCGCTGGAGCGCCTGGCGCCCGGCCGCTACCTCGTGACCGCCTCGCGCGCGGACGCCCCCGCCTCGGTCCTCGCCGCCGACGTGCTGGAGGTCACCGACCTCGCGCTGACGGCCCTGACCACCCCCACGGGCCTCTGGGTCTGGGCGACCCGCCTGGACGACGGGAGGGTGCTGCCCGGCGCGCGGCTGCGGGCGCTCGCCTCCCTGTTCGGGCCGGAGGGCGAGCGGGTGTCCTCCCGCCCCCTGCCCGCCGTGACGACGGACGCCCGGGGCCTGGCCTTCCTGCCCCAGCGCGACGGGGAGCGGCTGGCCGTCTACGGGGACGTGGGGCTCAGCGGCGCGACGCAGCGGGCGGTGATCGGGGCCGGGGAGTTCGGGCTGTGGTCGGGCGACGAGACGCGGGCGCGGGCCTTCGTCCAGACCGACAAGCCGGTGTACCGCCCCGGCGAGACCCTGCGCGGGCTGGCCGTCGTGCGCAGGCTCCAGCCCGGGGCGCGGGTGCCGTACCGGGGCCCCGTCACCGTGCGCCTCGTGGACGGCGGCTACCCGGCCCTGACCCTGGCGCGGCGGTCGGCGAGCGCGGACGCGGACGGCCTCGTGACCTTCGAGGTCCCCCTCCCCGAGGACGTGCGGGTGGGCGAGTACCGGGTGGAGGTCGAGGTGCCCGGCCCGTCCACCCGGCAGAACCCCGCCCCCGCGCCCGACATTTCCAGCCTGCCCGTGCGGGTGCAGGCCTTCGTCAAGCCGCAGTTCACCCTCGACCTCGGCGGCCCGGCGGAGGTCGTGAGCGGGGAGCCCCTGCCCGTCAGCGCCCGCGCCGAGCTGTACGCGGGGGGTGGGGCGACCGTGCGGGCGGACGCCTACCTCAGCCGTGGTTACGACCGGGGCACCCTCTGGCCGGGAGCGGTGGACACCGGGCGCCCGGATGAACGCTTCGCCCTTGAAACCGAATCCTGGGACTACTGGCGCTCCTCGCCGGACCTGAACCCCGGGCAGAAGCCCGCCGCCCGGCTCGACCTCGCCTCGGGGAGGGGGCAGGCCACGTTGCGCCCGACGGCGACCGGGGGCGTGCCCCGCGTCTATACCGTCGTCGTCCGCGCCCGCGACGAGTACGGGCGGGACGTGCTCGCCTCGCGCGAGGTCACCGTCCACCCCGCCGGGCTGAAGTTCGAGCTGCCGGGTTTCCCCACCCAGGCGGGCGAGGAGGTCCGGGCCCGCGTCCTCGTCCGGCAGGTGGGCAAGGGCGCGCCGCTGGCGGGTCGCCCGGTGAGCATGACCATCGTGCGCGCCTACACGGAGCCCGTGCAGGTGGCGGGCCGCACCGAGTACCGCAACGGCGAGGAGGTCGTCTCGCGGCGGGAGGGCCGCAGCGGGTCCGGGGGGGCGTTCGACCTCGCCTTCCGGGCACAGGAGCCGGGCGCCTACCTCGTCCGCCTGTCGGCCCGGGACGCGGCGGGGCGGGCGGTGCGCGCTGACTTCCAGGCCGCCTTCGTGCCCGAGCCCGCGCCGACCGGGCAGGCCCGCACCCTGACCCTCGGTGCCGACCGCACCCGCTACGCGGTGGGGGACACCGCCCGCCTCACCCTGCGGACCGACCTCCCGCCCGGCACGCCCGTCCTGCTGGGCGCCAACGTCGAGGGCCGCGTGACCCCCCGCCTCGTCCGGGTGACGGGCCGCGAGCTGCGCGTGGACTGGAAGGTCACCCCCGACCTCGCGCCCGGCCTCACCTTCACGGCGGCGGCGGTCTTCGGGGCGGACTCGCTGCGCGCGGGGACGGAGCTGCTGTACGTCCCGCGCACCGACCAACAGCTCGCCGTGGAGGTCATCCCGGAGAAGACCGACCTCAAGCCCGGCGAGGAGACCACCCTGACCGTCCGCACCCGGCAGGGGGGGCGCGCGGTTCCCGCCCTCGTCACCCTCGCGGTGGTGAACGAGGCCGTCTACGCGCTCGCGGGCGACCCCAGCCCCGACCCGTGGCGCCTGCTGTGGGGGGCGAGCTACCCCGCCGTGCAGGTGTACTCGACCGCCGGGGCGCCCGCCGACGGGGGCGGCGGCGGGGGAGGCGAGGCCCAGGGCGGCGTGCCGAGGCAGGACCTGCGCGAGGTAGCCCTCTTCCGCACGGTGGCGACCGGACCCGACGGCGCGGCCCGCGTCCAGGTCCGTCTCCCCGAGGCGCTGGGGGGCTACCGCGTCAGCGCCCGCGCCCTGACCCGGGGGGGCGGCGCCGGGGCGGTCCGGAATGAGGTGCGCGCCGAGCTGCCCTTCGCCCTGCGCCTCGCCCGTCCGCGTGTGCTCACCCAGGGGGACGAGGGCCGCGCCGCCGTGAGCGTCCTCGACCGCACCGGGCCGGGGGGGACTGCCGGGCAGGGCAGCGTCACCCTCGGCCTGGGTGTCGGTGGGAGAGAGACCACCCGGGTCCTGCCCCTGAACGCGGGGGCCGCAAATACCCTCTTCCCCCTCACCGCGCCGGGGACGGGCCAAAACGTCCTTCTCGACGCCTGGGCGCAGCGGGGCGCCCACCGCGACGCCCTGCGCGAGACCCTGCCCCTGCGGGAGGCGGGGCCGCGCACCCTCCTCGCCCGGAACGGGGCGCAGGCGGGGCCGGGTCTCCTGAGCGATCCCCTGACGTGGCCCGGCGGCGCGGCGGTCGAGAGCCTCGTCGTGGACCTCGCCGTCACGCCGCTGCAAGCCGCCCTCACCGGCCTCGACGCCCACCTCGCCGACCCGGGGGAACGCTGGGTCACGACCGACGGGGTGGCGGCCCGGCTGGGGGCCAACCTCGACCTCGCGGCCATCGGCACCCGGCTGGGCTGGCCCGACGTGGCGGCGCGCGCCCTGGGGCAGGCCCGGCGCGACCTCGCCTCCCTGCTCGCCCTGCGCGGCCAGGAAGGGTGGGGCTGGACCGCCGGGAGCGCCCCCACCGCCGAGATGACCGCCCGCGCCCTGGCCGCGCTCGCCCAGGCCAAGGGGGTGGGCCTGACCGACGCGGTGACCCTCACCGTGGCCGCCGGGGACGCCCGCCGTCTGCTGGGGAAGGCGGGCACGGGAGAGCCGGACCGCGTGCTCCTCGCCGCCGCCCTCGCCCGGACGGGGGACCCCGCCGCTGCGCTCGGCCTGGCGCGGGCAGGCGCTCCGGCCGACCCGGTGGACGCCGCCCGGCTCGCCGCCGCCCTGGCCCCGCTCGCCCGCGACCTCGCCCGGCCCCTCTACACCCGGGCGCGGCGTGAGGCGCAGACGACCAAGACGGGCACCCTGGTCCTCGGCGACGCCGGGAGCTGGCGGGGCGACACCGAGCCCACCGCCCTGCTGCTGGAGGCGGGGGCGGCGCTGGGGCAGCGGGCGGACGTGGCTCCCCTGACCCAGGCGCTCCTCGACCGCAAGACCGGCGCCGCGTGGCCCGGTCCCCTCGCCACCGGGGCGGCCCTGCGCGCCCTGCGCCGGGTGGTGGAGGGGGAGACGGCAGGGCAATCCACCGAAGTCACCCTGCGGGCGGGCCCCTGGGAGAAGGCCGTGCGGCTGGGCGCCCCCGTCCGTGTCGTGGTGCCCCCGGAGGTGGTGAAGGCGGGAGAGTCGCTGACCCTCCAGGGGAGCGGCCCCTTCGCCTTCCGCCGGGAATTGCGGGTTCGGGCGAAGGACACCTCTCCCGCCGCCCCCAGCCTCGTCCACATCGAGCGCCGCTACGACCGCACGCGGGTCGAGCGCGACGGCGTGGTCACCGTCACCCTCACCGTCCGGGCCGACGTGGGGGCGCGGCACCTGCGCGTGACCGATCCCCTCCCCGGCGGCCTGGAGGCGGTGGACGACCGACCCTTCGCCTATCCGGGCTCCGTCAACCCGCCGCGCTCGGGCACGGTGACCTGGGCCGAGCGGTCCCTCTACGACGACCGGGCCGTTTTCTACCTGGAACGGGTCGCGGCGGGCGTCACGACCATCCGCTACCCGTTGCGGGCGCTCGCCCCGGGCCGCTACACCGCCCCGGCCCCCCGGGTGGACTTCGCGGCTGGAGGCGTGCCCGGGGTCGGCAGCGCGGAAGTGGTGGAGGTCCTGGAGTAG
- a CDS encoding sugar phosphate isomerase/epimerase family protein, protein MPRPITLFTGQWADLPLAELAPLAKQMGYDGLELACWGDHFDVQAALSDDGYVQEKRALLEQHGLQCVAISNHLVGQAVCDPIDERHKSIVPAHVWGDGDPEGVRGRAAREIIDTGRAARKFGVSVVNGFTGSSIWHSLYAFPPTDQAFWDRGFADFAARWTPILDAFEAEGVNFALEVHPTEIAFDIATARRALEAVRHHPRFGFNFDPSHLGYQHVDYIRFLHTFAGRIFHAHMKDVWWGHGTGEVGVFGGHASFGDHRRYWDFRSVGRGDINFEEVIVALNDIGYDGPLSVEWEDSRMDRVHGATESAAFLRRLDFPASNVAFDAAFAKEEQPGGAQETPAS, encoded by the coding sequence ATGCCCCGACCGATCACCCTCTTTACCGGCCAGTGGGCCGACCTCCCCCTCGCTGAACTCGCGCCGCTGGCAAAACAGATGGGCTACGACGGCCTGGAACTCGCCTGCTGGGGCGACCACTTCGATGTTCAGGCAGCCCTGAGCGACGACGGCTACGTGCAGGAAAAACGCGCCCTGCTGGAACAACACGGTTTGCAATGCGTGGCGATCAGCAATCACCTCGTCGGGCAGGCGGTGTGCGACCCCATCGACGAGCGGCACAAATCCATCGTCCCCGCGCACGTCTGGGGTGACGGCGACCCGGAGGGGGTGCGGGGGCGGGCGGCGCGGGAGATCATCGATACGGGCCGGGCCGCGCGCAAGTTCGGCGTGAGCGTGGTGAACGGCTTCACGGGCTCGTCCATCTGGCACAGCCTGTACGCCTTCCCGCCCACGGATCAGGCGTTCTGGGACCGGGGCTTCGCGGACTTTGCGGCCCGCTGGACGCCCATCCTGGACGCCTTCGAGGCGGAGGGGGTGAACTTCGCGCTGGAGGTCCACCCCACCGAGATCGCCTTCGACATCGCGACGGCGCGGCGGGCGCTGGAGGCGGTGCGGCATCACCCCCGCTTCGGCTTCAACTTCGACCCCAGCCACCTGGGGTATCAGCACGTGGACTACATCCGCTTCCTGCACACCTTCGCAGGCCGCATCTTCCACGCGCACATGAAGGACGTGTGGTGGGGGCACGGCACAGGCGAGGTGGGCGTCTTCGGCGGGCATGCCTCCTTCGGGGACCACCGCCGTTACTGGGACTTCCGCTCGGTGGGGCGCGGGGACATCAATTTCGAGGAGGTCATCGTCGCGCTGAACGACATCGGGTACGACGGGCCGCTGAGCGTCGAGTGGGAGGACTCGCGGATGGACCGGGTGCACGGGGCGACCGAGAGCGCGGCCTTCCTGCGGCGGCTCGACTTCCCCGCCTCGAACGTGGCCTTCGACGCCGCCTTCGCCAAAGAGGAGCAGCCGGGCGGGGCCCAGGAGACACCCGCGTCCTGA
- a CDS encoding Gfo/Idh/MocA family protein: MTHKIGIVGTGNISAAYLKIARELALFEVRAVTDLDLGRAQAQAAEYGTQAMTRGDLLADPEIVAVVNLTPPAAHAEVSLAALRAGKHVYSEKPLAVEREDGRAILREAEERGLRVGCAPDTFLGAGLQTGRELLDAGIIGRPVAATAFFMGSGPEAWHPSPDFFYQPGAGPLFDMGPYYLTALINMLGGVTRVGGSAVKAFEERVVGSGARQGERIRVNTPTHVTAQLGFGGGQAATFIASFDTPASELPRIEIYGTEGTLSLPDPNTFGGPLRLRRRGDEEWETVDLTRPFQDNARGIGLADMLDAISRGTPHRASGELAFHVLDVMHTILEAAEQERTLTPTSHAERPEALPAQPAWFRGTPAGAPGA, translated from the coding sequence ATGACCCACAAGATCGGCATCGTCGGCACCGGCAACATCAGCGCCGCCTACCTCAAGATCGCCCGCGAACTCGCCCTCTTCGAGGTGAGGGCGGTCACCGACCTCGACCTGGGCCGCGCGCAGGCGCAGGCCGCCGAGTACGGCACGCAGGCCATGACGCGGGGCGACCTCCTCGCCGACCCCGAGATCGTCGCCGTCGTGAACCTCACGCCGCCCGCCGCGCACGCGGAGGTGAGCCTGGCCGCCCTGCGTGCCGGAAAACACGTCTACAGCGAGAAGCCGCTGGCGGTCGAGCGCGAGGACGGGCGGGCCATCCTGCGGGAGGCGGAAGAACGCGGCCTGCGGGTGGGCTGCGCGCCGGACACCTTTCTGGGCGCCGGGCTCCAGACCGGGCGGGAACTCCTCGACGCGGGGATCATCGGGCGCCCGGTCGCGGCCACCGCCTTTTTCATGGGGAGCGGGCCGGAAGCCTGGCACCCCAGCCCCGACTTCTTCTACCAGCCCGGCGCGGGGCCGCTCTTCGATATGGGGCCGTACTACCTCACGGCCCTGATCAACATGCTCGGCGGCGTCACGCGGGTGGGCGGCAGCGCCGTGAAGGCGTTCGAGGAGCGCGTGGTCGGCAGCGGGGCGCGGCAGGGCGAGAGGATTCGGGTGAACACGCCCACGCACGTCACCGCGCAACTGGGCTTCGGGGGCGGGCAGGCGGCCACCTTCATCGCCAGCTTCGACACGCCCGCGAGCGAGCTGCCGCGCATCGAGATTTACGGGACGGAGGGAACGCTGAGCCTGCCCGACCCGAACACTTTCGGGGGGCCGCTCAGACTCCGCCGCCGGGGGGACGAGGAGTGGGAGACGGTGGACCTCACCCGCCCCTTCCAGGACAACGCGCGCGGGATCGGGCTGGCGGACATGCTCGACGCCATCTCGCGCGGCACGCCTCACCGGGCGAGCGGTGAACTCGCCTTCCACGTCCTCGACGTGATGCACACCATTCTGGAGGCCGCCGAGCAGGAGCGGACGTTGACGCCGACGAGCCACGCCGAGCGGCCCGAGGCGCTCCCCGCCCAGCCCGCGTGGTTCAGGGGCACGCCAGCGGGGGCGCCGGGAGCTTAA
- a CDS encoding sugar phosphate isomerase/epimerase family protein produces the protein MTDPQNTPKGTLSVQMYTFRDAGQADPTATVARVAGMGFRYVEPFGIGGSHQTPAARMASATTLRRDLDDHGLGLSSVHAAAPYGPQADAILDELELIGAGLAVVSWPGEVHGFERDALSTLDGTRHFAEAMNEAAQNASARGIRLGYHNHWWEWNTLENGQTAYDTLLGLLDPAVFTEVDTYWARTAGQDPAELLRRLGDRTLALHVKDGPATPEADQVPLGEGVVDYRAAILAAPSARWHVLEMDRSAGDVFADVERSARRLIDEGLSGWEEVAVTR, from the coding sequence ATGACGGACCCACAGAACACCCCGAAAGGCACCCTCTCTGTCCAGATGTATACCTTCCGCGACGCCGGGCAGGCCGACCCGACCGCCACGGTCGCGCGGGTGGCCGGGATGGGCTTCCGGTACGTCGAGCCCTTCGGCATCGGGGGCAGCCATCAGACTCCCGCCGCGCGGATGGCGTCGGCCACCACCCTGCGCCGCGACCTGGACGACCACGGCCTGGGGCTCTCGTCCGTCCACGCCGCCGCGCCGTATGGACCGCAGGCGGACGCGATTCTGGACGAACTCGAATTGATCGGGGCGGGGCTCGCCGTCGTCTCCTGGCCCGGCGAGGTCCACGGCTTCGAGCGCGACGCCCTCTCCACACTGGACGGCACGCGGCACTTCGCGGAGGCGATGAACGAGGCCGCGCAGAACGCCTCCGCGCGCGGCATCCGGCTCGGCTACCACAACCACTGGTGGGAGTGGAACACGCTGGAGAATGGACAAACCGCCTACGACACCCTGCTCGGCCTGCTCGACCCGGCGGTCTTCACCGAGGTCGATACCTACTGGGCGCGCACGGCGGGGCAGGACCCGGCGGAGCTGCTGCGGCGCCTCGGGGACCGGACGCTCGCCCTCCACGTCAAGGACGGCCCGGCGACCCCCGAGGCGGATCAGGTGCCGCTCGGCGAGGGTGTGGTGGACTACCGCGCCGCCATCCTCGCCGCCCCGTCCGCGCGGTGGCACGTGCTGGAGATGGACCGCAGCGCCGGGGACGTGTTCGCCGACGTGGAGAGAAGCGCGCGGCGATTGATCGACGAGGGCCTCTCAGGTTGGGAGGAGGTGGCGGTGACGAGGTAG
- a CDS encoding glycoside hydrolase family 3 C-terminal domain-containing protein, whose product MTKADQRTTDLDSLLDGMTLEEQVSLLAGADFWRTVPVPRLNVPSLKVTDGPAGARGGGPLVGGRKTAAFPVGIALGSTWNVELLREVGVHLAREVRDKGAGVLLAPTMNLFRSTLNGRNFESYSEDPFLTGSLGTAYVQGLQSGGVAATVKHYVGNESEYQRNTISSDIPERALRELYLLPFEMTVRRGGAWAIMTGYNRLDGTYCSENPRLINGILRGEWGFDGLVMSDWGGTHSAGESVRAGLDLEMPGPARARGALLEEAQNDEATRQAVREAARNVLRLIERTGTFDQPRDVCDEAERDEEYTDTRALIRRAGAEGTVLLKNEGGLLPLPAKARVAVIGPNAATGQVMGGGSAQMNAHRRVSPLEGLRAALGEENVTHAVGCDNDRFLPTPDVPLHIEYFGESGEPVATEKRRGGEVMWFSFPEGVDPTSFRARLSLTLPVPQGGEYELSLASAGLSRLLVDGQEVLDNRTDWQPGDTYFGMGSAERRRSVFLAAGEHAATVEFEPRGGGFVPLNAVRLGFRAPLSPTALEEAVLAAREADYAVVCVGTNGDWETEGVDRWGLDLPGRQDELVRAVVAANPRTVVLLQTGGPVLMPWLGEVPALLQGWFPGQEAGHAFADVLLGHTDPGGRLPQTFPARLSDDPTHPETPDVQYPGENGHVEYREGLSIGYRHVDRHGLTPLFPFGFGLSYTTFELEDARLSADQVGPGGEVTVNVRVRNTGERAGQQVVQVYVRDVETTLERPDKELKAFGKVTLGPGKAEEIVLPLDMRSLAYFDDTRNAWVADAGSFEVLIGTSGADLPIRLSLTLTGEWSEPVG is encoded by the coding sequence ATGACGAAGGCCGACCAGCGAACGACCGATCTCGACTCCCTGCTCGACGGGATGACCCTGGAGGAGCAGGTCTCGCTGCTGGCCGGAGCCGACTTCTGGCGCACCGTCCCTGTCCCGCGCCTGAACGTCCCCTCCTTGAAGGTCACCGACGGCCCCGCCGGGGCGCGCGGCGGCGGTCCCCTCGTCGGCGGCAGGAAGACGGCGGCCTTCCCGGTGGGCATCGCCCTGGGCAGCACTTGGAACGTCGAATTGCTGCGCGAGGTCGGCGTCCACCTCGCCCGGGAGGTGCGGGACAAGGGCGCGGGGGTGCTGCTCGCCCCCACCATGAACCTCTTCCGCTCGACGCTGAACGGGCGCAACTTCGAGAGCTACTCCGAAGACCCCTTCCTGACCGGGAGCCTGGGGACCGCCTACGTGCAGGGCCTCCAGTCGGGGGGCGTGGCCGCCACCGTCAAGCACTACGTCGGCAACGAGTCGGAGTACCAGCGCAACACGATCAGTTCGGACATCCCCGAGCGGGCGCTGCGCGAGCTGTACCTGCTGCCCTTCGAGATGACGGTCAGGCGGGGTGGCGCGTGGGCGATCATGACCGGGTACAACCGGCTGGACGGCACCTATTGCAGCGAGAATCCCCGTCTGATCAATGGCATCCTGCGCGGCGAGTGGGGCTTCGACGGCCTGGTGATGAGCGACTGGGGCGGCACCCATTCGGCGGGCGAGAGCGTGCGGGCGGGCCTCGACCTGGAGATGCCCGGCCCGGCGAGGGCCAGGGGGGCGCTGCTGGAGGAAGCGCAGAACGACGAGGCGACCCGGCAGGCCGTCCGGGAGGCCGCCCGCAACGTGCTGCGCCTGATCGAGCGCACCGGGACCTTCGACCAGCCCCGCGACGTGTGCGACGAGGCCGAGCGTGACGAGGAATATACGGACACCCGCGCCCTGATCCGCCGCGCCGGGGCCGAGGGGACGGTGCTCCTCAAGAACGAGGGCGGGTTACTGCCTCTTCCCGCAAAGGCCAGAGTCGCCGTCATCGGGCCGAACGCGGCGACCGGGCAGGTCATGGGCGGCGGCAGCGCGCAGATGAACGCCCACCGCCGCGTCTCCCCGCTGGAGGGGCTGCGCGCGGCGCTGGGCGAGGAGAACGTCACCCACGCCGTCGGCTGTGACAACGACCGCTTCCTGCCCACGCCGGACGTTCCCCTGCACATCGAGTACTTCGGCGAGAGCGGCGAGCCCGTGGCGACCGAGAAACGCCGGGGGGGCGAGGTCATGTGGTTCTCCTTCCCGGAGGGCGTGGACCCCACGTCCTTCCGCGCCCGGCTGAGCCTGACCCTGCCCGTTCCGCAGGGCGGCGAGTACGAGCTGAGCCTGGCGAGCGCGGGGCTGAGCCGACTCCTCGTGGACGGGCAGGAGGTGCTCGACAACCGGACGGACTGGCAGCCGGGCGACACCTACTTCGGGATGGGCAGCGCCGAACGGCGCAGGAGCGTTTTCCTCGCTGCCGGGGAGCACGCGGCCACGGTCGAGTTCGAGCCGCGCGGGGGCGGCTTCGTGCCCCTGAACGCGGTACGGCTGGGCTTCCGGGCGCCCCTCTCCCCCACGGCGCTGGAGGAGGCGGTGCTCGCGGCGCGCGAGGCGGATTACGCGGTGGTGTGCGTCGGGACGAACGGCGACTGGGAGACGGAGGGGGTGGACCGCTGGGGCCTGGACCTGCCCGGCCGCCAGGACGAACTCGTCCGCGCCGTGGTGGCCGCCAACCCGCGCACGGTCGTCCTGCTCCAGACGGGCGGCCCGGTGCTGATGCCGTGGCTGGGCGAGGTGCCCGCCCTCTTGCAGGGCTGGTTCCCGGGACAGGAGGCCGGGCACGCCTTCGCGGACGTGCTGCTGGGCCACACCGACCCCGGCGGGAGATTGCCGCAGACCTTTCCCGCGCGGCTCTCGGACGACCCCACCCACCCCGAGACGCCCGACGTGCAGTACCCCGGCGAGAACGGACACGTCGAGTACCGGGAGGGGCTCTCCATCGGCTACCGCCACGTGGACCGGCACGGCCTGACGCCCCTCTTCCCCTTCGGCTTCGGGCTCTCGTACACGACCTTCGAGCTGGAAGACGCGCGGCTGAGTGCCGATCAGGTCGGGCCGGGCGGCGAGGTGACCGTGAACGTGCGGGTGCGGAACACGGGCGAGCGGGCCGGGCAACAGGTCGTGCAGGTCTACGTGCGCGACGTGGAGACCACGCTGGAACGGCCCGACAAGGAACTCAAGGCGTTCGGAAAGGTGACCCTGGGGCCGGGCAAGGCCGAGGAGATCGTGCTGCCCCTCGACATGCGCTCGCTCGCCTACTTCGATGACACCCGGAACGCCTGGGTCGCCGACGCGGGAAGCTTCGAGGTCCTGATCGGGACGAGCGGCGCGGACCTGCCCATCAGGCTATCGCTCACCCTGACCGGGGAATGGAGCGAGCCCGTGGGCTGA